The following are encoded in a window of Pelecanus crispus isolate bPelCri1 chromosome 6, bPelCri1.pri, whole genome shotgun sequence genomic DNA:
- the PSMC3 gene encoding 26S proteasome regulatory subunit 6A yields the protein MASVWDESEDGVGEEVLKMSTEEIVQRTRLLDSEIKIMKSEVLRVTHELQAMKDKIKENSEKIKVNKTLPYLVSNVIELLDVDPNDQEEDGANIDLDSQRKGKCAVIKTSTRQTYFLPVIGLVDAEKLKPGDLVGVNKDSYLILETLPTEYDSRVKAMEVDERPTEQYSDIGGLDKQIQELVEAIVLPMNHKEKFENLGIQPPKGVLMYGPPGTGKTLLARACAAQTKATFLKLAGPQLVQMFIGDGAKLVRDAFALAKEKAPSIIFIDELDAIGTKRFDSEKAGDREVQRTMLELLNQLDGFQPNTQVKVIAATNRVDILDPALLRSGRLDRKIEFPMPNEEARARIMQIHSRKMNVSPDVNYEELARCTDDFNGAQCKAVCVEAGMIALRRGATELTHEDYMEGILEVQAKKKANLQYYA from the exons ATGGCGTCGGTGTGGGACGAGTCCGAg GATGGCGTCGGCGAGGAGGTGCTGAAGATGTCTACGGAGGAGATCGTGCAGCGCACGCGCCTCCTCGACAGCGAGATCAAG ATCATGAAGAGTGAAGTACTGAGAGTGACCCATGAGCTTCAGGCCATGAAAGACAAGATCAAAGAGAACAGTGAGAAGATCAAAGTGAACAAAACCCTGCCGTACCTTGTGTCTAACGTTATTGAG CTGCTGGATGTTGACCCCAACGAccaggaggaggatggagcaAACATTGACCTGGATTCCCAGAGAAAGGGCAAGTGTGCTGTGATCAAGACCTCTACGCGCCAG ACGTATTTCCTGCCTGTTATTGGGTTGGTTGATGCTGAGAAGTTGAAGCCTGGAGACCTAGTG GGAGTGAACAAAGACTCTTACTTGATCCTGGAGACTCTACCTACTGAATATGATTCACGTGTGAAAGCCATGGAGGTGGATGAGAGACCCACGGAGCAGTACAGTGACATCGGGGGGCTGGATAAACAAATCCAAGAG CTCGTGGAGGCCATTGTCCTGCCAATGAATCATAAGGAGAAATTTGAAAACTTGGGTATACAGCCACCTAAAGGAGTCCTTATGTACGGGCCTCCAGGAACAGGGAAGACGCTTTTAGCTCGAGCATGCGCTGCCCAGACCAAG GCTACGTTCCTGAAGCTTGCGGGTCCACAACTTGTGCAGATGTTCATTGGTGATGGAGCTAAGCTGGTACGCGATGCTTTCGCTCTAGCCAAGGAAAAAGCTCCTTCCATCATCTTTATTGACGAACTGGATGCCATTGGCACTAAAAG GTTTGATAGTGAGAAGGCTGGTGATCGGGAGGTGCAGAGGACCATGCTGGAGCTGCTTAATCAACTTGATGGTTTCCAGCCCAACACACAAGTCAAG GTGATTGCTGCAACCAATCGGGTTGATATCTTGGACCCCGCTTTGCTCCGCTCTGGACGATTGGATCGCAAGATTGAGTTCCCGATGCCTAATGAGGAGGCCAGAGCCAGAATTATGCAGATCCATTCACGCAAAATGAATGTCAG CCCTGATGTGAACTATGAGGAACTGGCTCGCTGCACAGATGATTTCAATGGAGCCCAGTGCAAGGCTGTGTGCGTTGAAGCG GGGATGATTGCCCTCCGCCGTGGAGCTACAGAGCTCACCCACGAGGACTACATGGAAGGAATCCTGGAGgttcaagcaaagaaaaaagccaatCTGCAGTACTATGCCTGA